A portion of the Candidatus Neomarinimicrobiota bacterium genome contains these proteins:
- a CDS encoding energy transducer TonB has protein sequence MQHPNSHYNYPLRVRVVFLGVLFTLAATLKLFPRFEAGDPANLAAAIDEFVRDIDIPETRQFEPPPPPPRPSIPIESEDEDLAEDITIEETSLDNFEDWKAPPMPDNDAGSRIKFIAYDEPPAPIGGYAAIANRLVYPEIARQAGIQGTVVLQIFVNERGFITEVLVQKGLPQTGMDEAAVKAIKQVRFTPARQRDRPLGVWISIPIQFRLSS, from the coding sequence ATGCAGCACCCCAATTCGCACTATAATTATCCACTCCGGGTGCGGGTGGTTTTCCTTGGTGTCCTATTTACCCTTGCGGCGACGTTGAAACTGTTCCCCCGTTTTGAGGCCGGTGACCCTGCAAATCTGGCTGCTGCCATCGATGAGTTTGTACGGGATATCGATATCCCCGAGACCCGCCAATTCGAGCCGCCACCACCGCCGCCACGACCTTCCATTCCCATCGAATCAGAAGATGAGGACCTTGCCGAGGACATCACCATCGAGGAGACCTCGCTCGACAACTTTGAAGATTGGAAGGCGCCGCCCATGCCCGATAACGATGCCGGCTCGCGCATAAAGTTCATCGCCTACGACGAACCGCCCGCTCCCATCGGCGGCTACGCGGCGATTGCTAACCGACTGGTCTACCCCGAAATCGCACGGCAGGCAGGTATACAGGGAACCGTCGTACTGCAAATATTCGTGAATGAGCGCGGCTTCATAACGGAAGTCCTGGTGCAAAAGGGGCTGCCTCAGACCGGCATGGACGAGGCCGCCGTGAAGGCCATCAAGCAGGTACGATTTACTCCGGCCCGGCAGCGGGACCGGCCGCTGGGTGTCTGGATCTCCATCCCCATTCAGTTCCGTCTCTCCAGTTGA
- a CDS encoding (Fe-S)-binding protein translates to MVVEHQLFSQEDYRLLQECIHCGLCLPACPTYQANGKEADSPRGRLVLMKALDRDPGVDVAGAYNHIDLCLGCLACQTVCPSGVQYGHLLERTRSHRNDAGSAPSWSERLALDWVTQAPKLRLLTALIRLGQRTRLDRVARALRLLPAALNFQLAGMPALQRYPFGRHSRPLSPAVTSNGARQGAVALFTGCVMAHWYGEVHEATIRVLRWNGFDVAVPAGQGCCGALHSHAGQSAEAERLLEINRDALQRVDAQALIVNAAGCGAQLRGALWPGDESPAPVDVAEWLAPRLVRPPRSRLTGNFTYDAPCHLLHAQGVRQAPLQLLSAACESLLPLPESELCCGGAGAYTLTQPEMSRQVLARKIEHVAALSPDVLVTGNPGCQLQLQAGLRLAGLKIPVRHTVQVLDQAYQQERAYRDAFGLDAEAAQA, encoded by the coding sequence ATGGTTGTAGAGCACCAGCTGTTCTCACAGGAAGACTACCGGCTCCTGCAGGAGTGCATTCACTGCGGCCTGTGCCTGCCCGCTTGCCCCACCTACCAGGCCAACGGCAAGGAGGCCGATTCACCCCGGGGCCGACTGGTCCTCATGAAGGCGCTGGATCGGGACCCTGGCGTCGACGTTGCAGGCGCCTACAATCATATCGACCTCTGTCTTGGCTGCCTGGCATGCCAGACGGTCTGCCCTTCGGGTGTCCAGTACGGACACTTGCTGGAACGGACCCGCAGCCACCGGAATGATGCCGGCAGCGCTCCCTCCTGGTCGGAGCGGCTGGCCCTGGACTGGGTGACGCAGGCGCCCAAGTTGCGATTGCTGACTGCGTTGATCCGGCTTGGCCAGCGTACCCGACTGGATCGCGTGGCACGGGCACTCAGACTGTTGCCGGCCGCGTTGAACTTTCAGCTGGCCGGAATGCCGGCTCTGCAGCGCTACCCGTTCGGGCGGCATTCAAGACCTTTGTCGCCCGCCGTCACATCCAATGGCGCGCGACAGGGCGCGGTGGCGCTGTTCACCGGCTGCGTCATGGCCCACTGGTACGGCGAGGTCCACGAGGCCACGATCCGCGTGCTGCGCTGGAATGGTTTCGACGTGGCGGTCCCCGCGGGACAAGGCTGCTGCGGCGCCCTGCATAGCCACGCGGGGCAGTCTGCTGAAGCGGAGCGCCTGCTGGAGATCAACCGGGACGCGCTGCAGCGGGTGGACGCCCAGGCCCTGATTGTCAACGCTGCCGGTTGCGGCGCTCAGCTGCGGGGAGCGCTATGGCCCGGCGATGAGAGCCCGGCGCCCGTTGACGTGGCTGAGTGGCTGGCGCCCCGCTTGGTCCGACCGCCTCGTTCCAGACTGACCGGCAACTTTACTTACGACGCCCCCTGTCATCTGCTCCATGCCCAGGGTGTCCGGCAGGCGCCTTTGCAACTCCTGTCAGCCGCCTGCGAGAGCCTCTTGCCGCTGCCCGAATCTGAACTCTGTTGCGGCGGCGCGGGCGCTTACACGCTTACGCAGCCTGAAATGTCCCGCCAGGTCCTGGCCCGCAAGATCGAGCACGTAGCGGCCCTGTCGCCGGATGTGCTGGTGACCGGCAATCCCGGCTGCCAACTGCAGCTGCAGGCCGGTTTGAGGCTGGCGGGACTCAAAATCCCGGTGCGCCATACCGTGCAGGTTCTCGACCAGGCCTATCAGCAGGAGCGAGCCTATCGGGATGCTTTTGGACTGGACGCGGAGGCAGCCCAGGCCTAG
- a CDS encoding FAD-binding oxidoreductase — MPTTDLDRPAARPDSRHQVGALIAEARQRGESIGAPGAARRWDLTHLDKVISFHAPDMVITVETGLTLAAIKDAVEAQRLWLPLDAADGGEQTLAAYLARDDSLSWLSYRHGPSRNWVMRLTACDDRGREVSSGAAVVKNVAGYQLAPLYIGARDAFGPLVEITFRLLPLPVRVTRAEWQANDYPPLLKVWQQSRRSTHPSGRGEPWEALRLVRNQGRWRLEGFTRLPPETVTQWSGDDATIAQVERLPRERHDDGFRPSLRLQVLPTQLEPLLAAVSRLSVNLVCYPAAGVVTLDTAESPLIEPNLEELLRSKLPPGGRLQRLNGFAGSTSPLRDHEADEYGVLRKIKQILDPDGLFGPLPEAQWL; from the coding sequence GTGCCCACGACCGATCTTGACCGCCCCGCCGCGCGGCCGGATTCCCGGCACCAGGTAGGCGCGCTCATTGCCGAGGCCCGCCAGCGCGGCGAGTCCATCGGGGCACCGGGCGCTGCCCGGAGATGGGACTTGACCCACCTCGACAAGGTCATCTCCTTCCATGCGCCGGACATGGTCATCACCGTAGAGACAGGCCTGACCCTGGCGGCTATCAAGGATGCCGTGGAAGCTCAGCGGCTCTGGCTGCCCCTCGATGCCGCTGATGGCGGCGAGCAGACCCTGGCGGCCTACCTGGCCCGGGACGATTCCCTCAGTTGGCTCAGCTACCGCCACGGCCCCAGCCGCAACTGGGTCATGCGCCTTACCGCCTGCGACGACCGCGGCCGCGAGGTCTCATCCGGCGCGGCGGTCGTGAAGAATGTGGCCGGGTATCAATTGGCGCCACTCTACATCGGCGCCCGGGACGCCTTCGGCCCACTGGTGGAAATCACGTTTCGGCTCCTGCCTCTGCCAGTCCGCGTCACCCGGGCGGAGTGGCAGGCCAACGATTACCCGCCACTCCTCAAGGTGTGGCAGCAGTCCCGCCGCAGCACCCATCCGTCCGGGCGGGGCGAGCCGTGGGAAGCTCTTCGGCTCGTCCGCAACCAGGGGCGCTGGAGGCTGGAGGGATTCACCCGGCTGCCCCCGGAGACAGTTACCCAGTGGAGCGGCGACGACGCCACCATCGCCCAGGTGGAGCGGCTGCCCCGAGAGCGTCACGACGACGGTTTCCGGCCCTCCCTGCGGCTGCAGGTGCTGCCCACGCAGCTGGAGCCTCTGCTGGCGGCGGTAAGCCGCCTGTCGGTAAACCTGGTGTGCTACCCGGCGGCAGGGGTGGTTACCCTAGACACCGCGGAAAGCCCCCTCATAGAGCCAAATCTGGAGGAACTGTTGAGGTCAAAATTGCCCCCCGGCGGGCGGCTACAACGGCTCAACGGCTTCGCCGGAAGCACAAGCCCTCTCAGGGACCATGAGGCTGACGAGTATGGGGTGCTGCGTAAAATCAAACAGATCCTCGATCCCGACGGCCTGTTTGGGCCGCTGCCGGAGGCACAATGGTTGTAG
- a CDS encoding FAD-binding protein, with protein MALPARLVKQLRRIVGAQHVDTGPADLLVYESDGLTLRAARPAGVVYPDSTDECARIVRACAAADVPFLARGAGTGLSGGAISDGGVIIQMSRMNRLLGLYPDDGYAVVQPGVVNNYLSLQARPHGLTFAPDPSSQAACTIGGNVAENAGGPHTLKYGVTSHNLLGLTVVWPDGSVATLGGPLPVRTGPDITTFLAGTEGTIAIATEIVVRLIPVSPSVSTMLAVYAEVAAATESVSALLAAGVLPTALELIDRLCIQAVEAQLQAGFPTDAEAVLLIELDGDPQLVRQDEELVAKICRSNGAVSFRIATSEEERQRLWRGRKHAVGTLGKLTPAFYTNDGVVPRSKLTEIMHASYRIADRHGLRVAHVCHAGDGNIHPLILYDPDEPGGPEKAIACSEEILLACLELGGSLTGEHGIGVEKRSLIHRMFGADDLAHMTRLRDGLNPAGLLNPDKIFPNGARCGEVRGGSSLPAGTWI; from the coding sequence ATGGCCCTCCCCGCACGTCTGGTGAAGCAGCTGCGCCGCATCGTCGGCGCACAACACGTGGATACGGGGCCTGCGGATTTGCTGGTTTACGAGTCCGACGGTCTTACGCTCCGGGCCGCCCGCCCCGCCGGCGTCGTCTACCCCGATAGCACGGACGAGTGTGCCCGCATCGTGCGCGCCTGCGCCGCCGCGGATGTTCCTTTCCTCGCCCGGGGCGCCGGCACAGGCCTCAGCGGAGGCGCCATCAGCGATGGCGGCGTCATCATCCAGATGAGCCGCATGAACCGCCTGTTGGGCCTCTATCCCGATGACGGTTACGCCGTTGTACAGCCCGGCGTGGTGAACAACTACCTCAGCCTCCAGGCCCGGCCACACGGCCTCACCTTCGCACCCGATCCATCCAGCCAGGCCGCCTGCACCATCGGTGGCAATGTGGCGGAAAATGCCGGCGGGCCCCATACGCTCAAATACGGGGTCACCAGCCACAACCTGCTGGGACTCACGGTCGTTTGGCCGGATGGCAGCGTAGCCACACTGGGCGGCCCGCTGCCGGTAAGGACCGGCCCCGACATCACCACCTTTCTCGCCGGTACCGAGGGCACCATTGCCATCGCCACCGAAATTGTGGTGCGCCTTATACCGGTCTCGCCCTCCGTCAGCACCATGCTGGCCGTCTACGCCGAGGTGGCTGCCGCCACTGAGTCGGTCTCGGCCCTGCTGGCCGCCGGTGTCCTGCCAACGGCTCTGGAGCTCATCGACCGCCTCTGCATCCAGGCCGTGGAGGCCCAGCTCCAGGCCGGCTTCCCCACCGATGCGGAGGCCGTGCTGCTCATTGAGCTGGACGGCGACCCCCAGTTGGTGCGGCAGGACGAAGAACTGGTTGCCAAAATTTGCCGGAGCAACGGCGCGGTGAGCTTCCGCATCGCCACCTCGGAGGAGGAACGCCAACGGCTGTGGCGCGGGCGCAAGCACGCCGTCGGCACGCTGGGCAAGTTGACGCCAGCGTTTTATACCAATGACGGCGTCGTGCCTCGCAGCAAACTCACCGAAATCATGCATGCATCCTACCGGATCGCTGACCGCCACGGCCTGCGGGTTGCCCATGTCTGCCACGCAGGCGACGGCAACATCCACCCGCTGATCCTCTACGACCCGGACGAGCCGGGCGGTCCGGAGAAGGCCATCGCCTGTTCGGAGGAGATCCTGCTCGCCTGCCTTGAGCTGGGTGGTTCGCTCACCGGCGAACACGGCATCGGAGTGGAAAAGCGCAGCCTCATCCACCGCATGTTCGGCGCGGACGACCTGGCCCACATGACCCGCTTGCGCGATGGCCTGAATCCCGCCGGCTTGCTGAATCCGGACAAGATATTCCCCAACGGAGCGCGCTGCGGCGAGGTGCGCGGCGGAAGCTCCCTGCCCGCCGGAACCTGGATCTGA
- a CDS encoding RNA polymerase sigma factor, giving the protein MKALVETHGKAVYNIALFTLNDEVLAEDATQDAFIRIYRGLEKYQGRSSLSTWMYRIVKNVCYDQFKRRRTLPLDLEDQAALMDTHNPTPEEQSLAGFRHSRVRRAVNRLPQGQRLAVTLHYFQDQSYEEIAAIMGQPLNTIKSYLHRAKAALASSLKDVEGSLT; this is encoded by the coding sequence TTGAAAGCCCTGGTTGAAACCCACGGAAAAGCTGTGTATAATATAGCGTTGTTTACCCTCAACGACGAAGTGCTTGCTGAAGACGCCACCCAGGATGCGTTCATCAGGATCTACCGCGGGCTGGAGAAATACCAGGGCAGGTCCAGTCTGTCCACCTGGATGTACCGCATCGTCAAGAATGTCTGCTACGACCAGTTCAAACGGCGCCGCACCCTGCCCCTCGACCTGGAAGACCAGGCCGCCCTGATGGACACCCATAACCCCACTCCCGAGGAGCAGTCACTGGCCGGCTTTCGCCACAGCCGCGTGCGTCGCGCCGTCAACCGGCTGCCCCAGGGACAGCGGCTGGCGGTCACGCTCCATTATTTCCAGGACCAGTCTTACGAGGAGATCGCCGCCATCATGGGCCAACCGCTCAATACCATCAAGTCCTACCTGCACCGCGCCAAAGCCGCCCTGGCCAGCTCGCTCAAGGATGTGGAAGGGAGCCTCACATGA
- a CDS encoding SDR family oxidoreductase: protein MSFYHQRIIVTGASSGIGAQLCRQLAAQGARLSLAARRTDLLDQVAADCRRLGGTAMVVPTDVTAADQCRSLVDRTVAAFGGLDMLICNAGISLHALFEDLPDLALLERMMAVNYLGAVYCTQAALPHLLASAGRLVAVSSLAGKAGIPTLTGYSASKHALHGFFDALRVELVGSGVSVTVVCPSSVASGVRRYVVREGVVQREAARPPRPGAMSVERCAELILRAASRRQREVLLTTLGKVGRFIRPFFPGLIDRIARRKVGLRP from the coding sequence ATGTCGTTCTACCACCAGCGGATCATCGTCACCGGCGCCTCCAGCGGCATTGGCGCCCAGCTCTGCCGTCAGCTGGCGGCCCAGGGAGCGCGTCTGTCGCTGGCGGCCCGGCGCACGGACCTGCTCGACCAGGTAGCGGCAGACTGCCGCCGCCTCGGTGGCACCGCCATGGTGGTTCCCACCGACGTGACCGCTGCGGACCAATGCCGCTCGCTGGTTGATCGAACGGTGGCCGCCTTCGGGGGCCTGGATATGCTCATCTGCAACGCCGGCATCTCCTTGCACGCCCTGTTTGAAGACCTGCCCGACCTGGCCCTGCTGGAGCGCATGATGGCCGTAAACTACCTGGGCGCCGTCTACTGCACACAGGCCGCACTGCCCCACCTGTTGGCGAGCGCGGGCCGGCTGGTGGCGGTCTCCAGCCTGGCGGGGAAGGCCGGCATACCCACCCTCACGGGCTACTCAGCCAGCAAGCACGCCCTGCACGGGTTTTTCGACGCCCTGCGTGTGGAACTGGTGGGCTCAGGCGTGAGCGTAACTGTGGTCTGCCCCAGCTCAGTCGCCAGCGGCGTTCGCCGCTATGTAGTCAGGGAGGGCGTCGTGCAACGCGAAGCTGCTCGCCCCCCCAGACCGGGAGCCATGAGCGTGGAGCGCTGCGCAGAGCTCATTTTGCGGGCCGCCAGCCGCAGGCAGCGTGAGGTGCTGCTCACCACTCTGGGCAAGGTAGGGCGCTTCATCCGGCCCTTCTTCCCCGGGCTAATCGACCGCATCGCCCGCCGGAAGGTGGGGCTACGGCCCTGA